DNA from Geobacillus vulcani PSS1:
ATTACGAGTTTTTCGGCGACTTGCGCACGGTCGACACCCATATTAAACGACTGCGCGAAAAGTTGAATAAAGCGTCGCCCCAGGCGGGGAAAATGATCGTCACCGTCTGGGGCGTCGGCTACAAGTTTGAGGCAGTGAACGACTGATGTGGCTGTTTCGCAGTGTTGTCGGCAAGCTATGGTTTACGATTTTGCTGCTCGTTTCGTGCGTGCTGTTTATTTTAAGCATTTTGCTCATTAAATTTTTGGAAGATTATTATGTGCAGGAAGCGGAAAACGACCTGACCCGTCTGGCGACAAAAGTGGCCGAGGTGATGCACGATTACCGCGACGAAGAGCTCGCCCGCTCGATCGCCTGGACGCTTGTGGACAATCGAACGAAAGCGGTCATCGTCGCCGATGAGTCGCACTATTGGTATTCGCCTGGCGACGCTGGTTTGAACAATATGCCGCTGTCGTCCATCCGCCAAGATCGGGACTTGCGGCGTGTGCTGACAGACGGGAAAACGGTGAAAAAGCGTTTGTATATGCCAAAGTGGCAGCCAAAAGAAAAGCTGCCCCGTGATATGATTATTGTCGGCGTGCCGATGTCAATGCCGGATGGCAGCCGCGGCGCTGTGTTTATCTATCAATCGCTCGAGGCGATCGCCGACGCGACGGAGCGGACGAAAGAGTTAATTTTTCTCGCTGCGTTTATCGCCATTGTCATGACGACGTTTTTTGCCTTTTTCTTATCGACGCGCATCACCGCTCCGCTCCGGAAAATGCGGCAAGCCGCGTTCGAAATGGCGCGCGGCCACTTCGATATGAAAGTGCCGATTTTAACGAATGACGAAATCGGTGGGCTGGCGATGGCGTTCAACCAAATGGGGCGGCGGCTGCAGTTTAACATCAACGCCTTAAACCAGGAAAAAGAACAGCTCGCCAGCATTTTAAGCAGCATGGCCGATGGCGTCATTACGTTTAACCGCGATGGGGAAATGTTGATTACGAATCCGCCGGCCGAGCGGTTTTTGCAGGCGTGGTATTTCGAGCAAGGAAACGGCGCGGAAGCGATGGCGCCGCTGCCGCCGCAAGTGAAAGAGCTGTTTGCCCGCGTCGTTCGCGAGGAGAAGGAGCAATCGACTGAAGTGACGCTGCAAGGGCGGACGTGGGTGATTTTAATGACGCCGCTGTACGGCAAAACGATGGTGCGCGGCGCGGTCGCCGTTTTGCGTGACATGACCGAAGAGCGGCGGCTTGACAAACTGCGCAAAGACTTTATCGCCAACGTTTCGCACGAATTGCGCACGCCGATTGCTATGCTCCAAGGCTACAGCGAGGCGATCATCGACGATATCGCGGCGAGCGAAGAAGAGAAGAAAGAGATGGCGAAAGTCATTTATGACGAGTCGCTGCGCATGGGCCGCCTTGTTAACGATTTGCTTGACTTGGCGCGCATGGAAGCTGGTCATATTGAGCTAGAGTACGAACAAGTCAAGCTTGTTCCTTACATCGAGCGGGTAATCCGCAAGTTTTACGGGCTGGCGAAAGAAAAGCAGATTGAGCTGACAGCCGAGTTTCGTGATCGGGACATCGAAATCTCTCTCGATCCGGATCGGATCGAACAGGTGCTGACGAACTTAATCGACAACGCGATCCGCCACACGGAATCAGGCGGCACCGTTCGCCTCATCGTCGAACCGAGCGGCGATGGCGTGACGATTCACGTTCAAGACTCCGGTTCCGGCATTCCGGAGGAAGATTTGCCGTTTGTGTTTGAGCGGTTTTACAAAGCGGACAAAGCGCGGACGCGCGGACGCGCGGGCACCGGACTCGGTTTGGCCATCGCCAAAAATATTGTCGAGGCGCATAAGGGGCTCATTACCGTCCATAGCAAGCTGAACGAAGGAACGACATTTTCCTTTTATTTGCCGGCTCACGGACCGAAACGGACGTAGGGCCGTTGGAAAGAAAGGGAAGCCACGGCTTCCCTCTTTCTTTCATGCTGAAGCGAACTGGTTGAAGGATTTGTGTTAGTGGTATAGACAACTAGAATATATAATGTTATAATGAGAGACAGAAAGTGGGGAATCGCGATGAAGCGGTGGATATTGAAAAATGCCGCGGTGTATGCAGAAACAGGAACCATTGAACAAGGGTATGTGCTGATCGAAGGGGAAAAAGTGGCCGCGATCGGGCCGATGTCGTCATGCCCAACTGATGCAGGGGCGGAAGTGATCGAGCTTTCCTCGCGGTTTTCCATCGTGCCGGGATTCATCGACGTCCATATTCATGGGGCGGCTGGGGCGGATGTCATGGATGCGACCCCGGAGGCGCTTCACGCGATGGCCAAGGCGCTGCCGGCGGAAGGGACGACGAGTTTTTTGGCGACGACGATGACGGCGCCAAGCGAACAAATCGAAGCCGCGCTTCGCAACGTCGCTCGCTATATGGCGGAGGAGAACCGGCCGGGAGCCGCCGAAGTGCTCGGTGTTCATCTGGAAGGGCCGTTTTTGTCGCCGAAGCGCACCGGGGCGCAACACCCGCGCCACCTCGTCGACCCCGACGTTTCGCTGTTTCAGCGCTGGCAAGAGGCGGCCAGCGGCCACATTCGCCTTGTCACCCTTGCCCCGGAGCGGGAGGGGGGGCTTGAGTTGGCCGCTTATTTAAAGAAAACGGGGGTCATCGCTTCGATTGGCCATTCCGATGCCGTTTACGACGAAGTAAAAGCGGCGATTCAAGCAGGAGTGACGCACGCCACCCATTTGTTTAACGGGATGCGCGGCATCCATCACCGTGAACCGGGTGTTGCCGGTGCTGTGCTGATGTTTGAAGAAGTGATGTGCGAACTGATCGCGGATGGGCTGCATGTTGCGCCGCCGATGGTCCGCTTTGCTTATCGGAATAAAGGAAGCGATGGACTCATCTTAATCACCGATGCCATGCGGGCAAAATGTCTAGGTGATGGGCGGTATGAACTTGGCGGCCAAGAGGTGACCGTCCGCGGTCAAGAGGCGCGGCTTGCCGACGGTACGCTGGCGGGAAGTGTACTCAAGCTTGCCGAGGCCATCCGCCGTGTGCTCGATTACACCGGCTGCACGATTGAAGAGGTGATCCGCATGGCGAGCTGGAATCCGGCAAAACAGCTTGGCATCCTTGATCGAAAGGGCAGCTTGCGATCCGGCAAAGACGCCGATGTCGTCGTGTTGAATGAACGATATGAGGTCATGATGACGTTTTGCCGCGGCGCTCTTGCTTATCGCAAGCGGGATGAAAGGGGGGAGAGCGATGGCGTTGAAGCTTTTGGAAACCGCTGACTATACCGAGATGAGCCGCCAGGCAGCGGACATCATCATCAAACAAGTCAAGGAAAAGCCGAATGCCGTTCTCGGCTTGGCGACCGGCTCGACCGTGCTCGGTGTGTACCGCGAATTGGCCGCCGATCATCGGCAACATGGGACATCCTATCGGCTCGTGCGCACGGTCAATTTGGATGAGTATGTCGGGCTCGGTCCGGATCATCCGAACAGCTATCGCTATTATATGAATCAGCATTTGTTTGCCCAATTGGACATCCCGCTTCATCAGACACATGTGCCGGATGGCTTGGCTGCTGATCTTGACGAAGAATGCCGCCGCTACGAGCGGCTCATCGATGAATTGGGCGGCATCGATTTGCAGCTCTTGGGCATCGGCCGCAACGGCCATATCGGCTTTAACGAGCCAGGAACGCCGTTTTCATCGCCGACTCATGTCGTCAAGCTCGCCTTGTTGACGCGCGAAGCGAACGCCCGCTTTTTCCCGTCGTTGGATGATGTGCCGCGCTATGCCATAACGATGGGAATTGCGACCATTTTGCGGAGCCGCCGCATCGTGCTGTTGGCGTCAGGGGAGGAAAAAGCGGAGGCCATTGCCCGGCTTCTCGAAGGCGTTGTCACACCGGATTTGCCGGCTTCGGCGCTTCACCTTCATCCGGACGTGATGATCATTGCCGACCGAGAGGCGCTCTCGCTCATCCCAAAGGAAAAGCGGAAAGGGGATGCGCCATGATCGATAAACAGTCGCCGATTCCGATTTACTATCAGCTCGAGCAATATATAAAAGAAAAAATCGAAAAAGGGGAGTGGCGGCCGGGCGAGATGATTCCGTCGGAGCGGGAGTGGGCAGAAACGTATGACATCAGCCGGATGACCGTTCGGCAGGCGGTCAACAATTTAGTGAACGATGGCTATCTCGTCCGCCGGCGCGGGAAAGGAACGTTTGTCGCCGCCAAAAAAATCGAGCAGCCGCTGAAAGGGCTGACGAGCTTTTCCGAAGATATGCGGGCGCGCGGCATGGAGCCCGGCACGATCGTCCTTCGCTTTGAGACGGTTCCGGCTTCCGAGAAGCTTGCTGAAGGACTTGGCGTCACAGAAGGCGATGACCTTTATGAAGTCCGCCGCCTCCGGTTGGCCGATGGCTTGCCGATGGCGCTGGAGACGCTCTACATTCCCGTCCATCTTGTTCCCGGATTGACGCATGATGTTGTAAGCGGTTCCGTCTATGAATTTATCGAAAAGGAAACAGGATTGATCATCGGTTCTGCTGTTCAAACACTGGAAGCGTCCGTCGCCCGCAAGCTGGAGGCCGAGCATTTGCAAGTGAAAGAAGGGGCGCCGGTGCTGCTGCTTGAGCGCCGCACCTGCCTCGCCGACGGCCGGCCGCTCGAAGTCGTCAAATCGGTGTACCGCGGTGATCGGTACAAATTCATCGTTGAAATGGAACGGCGAAAATAAAAAGGGAGGAATGGATGGTTATGTTAGGATTTTTGCAGCGTCTCGGAAAAGCGTTAATGCTGCCGATTGCCGTTTTGCCGGCGGCTGGATTGTTGCTTCGGCTTGGTCAACCGGACTTATTAGATATTCCATTTATCGCTGCTGCAGGTGATGCGGTGTTTTCCAACTTGGCGTTGATTTTCGCCATCGGCGTGGCGATCGGTTTTGCCAAAGACGGCAACGGCGCCGCCGCTCTGGCCGGCGCGATCGGCTACTTTGTGCTAACGAAGGGCGCTGCCGCGATTGATAAAGACATCAATATGTCTGTATTAGGTGGCATCATCTCCGGGGTGATCGCCGGACTTTTATACAACCGCTATCATGATATCAAGCTGCCCGACTGGCTCGGCTTTTTCGGCGGCCGGCGGTTTGTGCCGATCGTGACATCGCTTGTGATGCTCGTGCTTGCTCTTGTTTTCGGCTACATTTGGCCGCCGATTCAAGACGGCATCAACGCGGTTGGCCATTGGATCGTTGGCGCTGGGGCTGTTGGCGTCGGCATTTTCGGGTTCTTAAACCGGCTGCTGATTCCTGTCGGATTGCACCATGTGTTAAACAGTTTTGTCTGGTTTGTCTTTGGCGAATATAACGGCAAAACCGGCGATTTAAGCCGCTTTTTCGCCGGTGACCCGGATGCGGGCATTTTTATGGCCGGCTTCTTCCCGGTGATGATGTTCGGTCTCCCGGCGGCAGCGCTGGCGATGATCGCCGCGGCGAAAAAAGAGCGGCGCAAAGCGGTCGCGGGCGCGCTCCTTGGCGTGGCGTTGACGTCATTTTTAACCGGGATTACGGAACCGATCGAATTTTTGTTTATGTTTTTATCGCCGCTCTTGTACGTCGTTCATGCCGTGTTGACCGGCTTGTCGCTCGCAGTGGCGACGGCGCTTGACATCCACCACGGGTTTACGTTTTCGGCTGGGGCGATTGACTTTTTCTTAAACTACGGCATTGCGCAAAAACCGTATTTATTGATTGTCCAAGGACTCATCTATGCCGTGATCTATTTCGTTGTTTTCTATTTCTTGATTACGAAGCTTGATTTAAAAACGCCGGGGCGTGAAGACGACGTAGAAGGCGAGTTTACCGACAGCGGAGCGGCGCAGTCGGGGGTCAAATACGAGGACCTTGCTGCAAACTATATCGAAGCGTTGGGAGGAAAGGATAATCTCGCACAAATTGACAATTGTGTCACACGCTTGCGCCTAAAAGTGAAAGACATGTCAAAAGTCAACGAAGCAGAATTGAAACGTTTGGGAGCGAAAGGTGTGCTTCGCCTCAACCAAACGGACTTGCAAGTGATTGTTGGCACGGATGTCGAATTTTTAGCCAATGCGATGAGAAAACAGTAAAAAGCGAAATGGTTGGGCCGTTCAATGGTTGGCAAACATGAAACTTTTTTTTGCCCTCCACGTATGACTATAGAGGATGCGGTGCTCTGCCAAAACAACCTGCGTTGCTGCTCGTTGCGGAGCGGCGCGAGCCAATGAAAAATGGAAGGGGTCGGGGCGAGAAATGAGCATGTTTGGAAAAGTCGCGGCCGATGTGCTTGGATTGAGCGACATCGGTTCGGTCATTCAGCCGAAAGACTACGACAAAGTCGACGCCGATGATTACGTGA
Protein-coding regions in this window:
- a CDS encoding ATP-binding protein, producing the protein MWLFRSVVGKLWFTILLLVSCVLFILSILLIKFLEDYYVQEAENDLTRLATKVAEVMHDYRDEELARSIAWTLVDNRTKAVIVADESHYWYSPGDAGLNNMPLSSIRQDRDLRRVLTDGKTVKKRLYMPKWQPKEKLPRDMIIVGVPMSMPDGSRGAVFIYQSLEAIADATERTKELIFLAAFIAIVMTTFFAFFLSTRITAPLRKMRQAAFEMARGHFDMKVPILTNDEIGGLAMAFNQMGRRLQFNINALNQEKEQLASILSSMADGVITFNRDGEMLITNPPAERFLQAWYFEQGNGAEAMAPLPPQVKELFARVVREEKEQSTEVTLQGRTWVILMTPLYGKTMVRGAVAVLRDMTEERRLDKLRKDFIANVSHELRTPIAMLQGYSEAIIDDIAASEEEKKEMAKVIYDESLRMGRLVNDLLDLARMEAGHIELEYEQVKLVPYIERVIRKFYGLAKEKQIELTAEFRDRDIEISLDPDRIEQVLTNLIDNAIRHTESGGTVRLIVEPSGDGVTIHVQDSGSGIPEEDLPFVFERFYKADKARTRGRAGTGLGLAIAKNIVEAHKGLITVHSKLNEGTTFSFYLPAHGPKRT
- the nagB gene encoding glucosamine-6-phosphate deaminase, whose translation is MALKLLETADYTEMSRQAADIIIKQVKEKPNAVLGLATGSTVLGVYRELAADHRQHGTSYRLVRTVNLDEYVGLGPDHPNSYRYYMNQHLFAQLDIPLHQTHVPDGLAADLDEECRRYERLIDELGGIDLQLLGIGRNGHIGFNEPGTPFSSPTHVVKLALLTREANARFFPSLDDVPRYAITMGIATILRSRRIVLLASGEEKAEAIARLLEGVVTPDLPASALHLHPDVMIIADREALSLIPKEKRKGDAP
- the nagA gene encoding N-acetylglucosamine-6-phosphate deacetylase, encoding MKRWILKNAAVYAETGTIEQGYVLIEGEKVAAIGPMSSCPTDAGAEVIELSSRFSIVPGFIDVHIHGAAGADVMDATPEALHAMAKALPAEGTTSFLATTMTAPSEQIEAALRNVARYMAEENRPGAAEVLGVHLEGPFLSPKRTGAQHPRHLVDPDVSLFQRWQEAASGHIRLVTLAPEREGGLELAAYLKKTGVIASIGHSDAVYDEVKAAIQAGVTHATHLFNGMRGIHHREPGVAGAVLMFEEVMCELIADGLHVAPPMVRFAYRNKGSDGLILITDAMRAKCLGDGRYELGGQEVTVRGQEARLADGTLAGSVLKLAEAIRRVLDYTGCTIEEVIRMASWNPAKQLGILDRKGSLRSGKDADVVVLNERYEVMMTFCRGALAYRKRDERGESDGVEAFGNR
- the nagE gene encoding N-acetylglucosamine-specific PTS transporter subunit IIBC, which translates into the protein MLGFLQRLGKALMLPIAVLPAAGLLLRLGQPDLLDIPFIAAAGDAVFSNLALIFAIGVAIGFAKDGNGAAALAGAIGYFVLTKGAAAIDKDINMSVLGGIISGVIAGLLYNRYHDIKLPDWLGFFGGRRFVPIVTSLVMLVLALVFGYIWPPIQDGINAVGHWIVGAGAVGVGIFGFLNRLLIPVGLHHVLNSFVWFVFGEYNGKTGDLSRFFAGDPDAGIFMAGFFPVMMFGLPAAALAMIAAAKKERRKAVAGALLGVALTSFLTGITEPIEFLFMFLSPLLYVVHAVLTGLSLAVATALDIHHGFTFSAGAIDFFLNYGIAQKPYLLIVQGLIYAVIYFVVFYFLITKLDLKTPGREDDVEGEFTDSGAAQSGVKYEDLAANYIEALGGKDNLAQIDNCVTRLRLKVKDMSKVNEAELKRLGAKGVLRLNQTDLQVIVGTDVEFLANAMRKQ
- a CDS encoding GntR family transcriptional regulator, coding for MIDKQSPIPIYYQLEQYIKEKIEKGEWRPGEMIPSEREWAETYDISRMTVRQAVNNLVNDGYLVRRRGKGTFVAAKKIEQPLKGLTSFSEDMRARGMEPGTIVLRFETVPASEKLAEGLGVTEGDDLYEVRRLRLADGLPMALETLYIPVHLVPGLTHDVVSGSVYEFIEKETGLIIGSAVQTLEASVARKLEAEHLQVKEGAPVLLLERRTCLADGRPLEVVKSVYRGDRYKFIVEMERRK